In Asanoa sp. WMMD1127, one genomic interval encodes:
- the hisD gene encoding histidinol dehydrogenase: MAARYLKSAPPVTHDDAQSRGVRETVAAVIADLRARGDAAVREYSEKFDNWSPESFRLGDAEIEQIVATVPEQAIADIKTVQARVRDFAQRQKDSLRDFEAEVSPGVFLGQKNIPVSAAGAYVPGGRYPLVASAHMTVVTAKVAGVARVASCTPPIRGEIPAATIAALHLAGADEIYLLGGTQAVAAMALGTETIGKVDLLAGPGNAYVAEAKRQLFGEVGIDLFAGPTEILVIADGAADPFVVAVDLLSQAEHGPDSPAILITDSEPLAREVMALIEQILPGMPTRDFAAPAWRDHGEVAVVADLAEAFALADEYASEHVQVLTASPRDALTAMRNYGALFLGEETCVSYGDKVIGTNHTLPTRGAARYTGGLWVGKYLKTVTYQEVTNREASVDLGRLCGRAARVELFEGHARSGDVRAHKYAGDPLPWAPTAS; this comes from the coding sequence ATGGCGGCGCGCTATCTCAAGTCGGCACCCCCGGTGACCCACGACGACGCCCAATCCCGCGGTGTACGCGAAACGGTCGCGGCCGTGATCGCGGACCTCCGCGCCCGCGGCGACGCGGCGGTCCGGGAGTACTCCGAGAAGTTCGACAACTGGTCGCCCGAGTCGTTCCGGCTCGGCGACGCGGAGATCGAGCAGATCGTCGCGACCGTGCCGGAGCAGGCGATCGCCGACATCAAAACCGTGCAGGCCCGGGTACGCGACTTCGCGCAGCGGCAGAAGGACTCCCTGCGGGACTTCGAGGCCGAGGTGTCCCCGGGCGTGTTCCTGGGCCAGAAGAACATCCCGGTGTCGGCGGCCGGCGCCTATGTGCCGGGTGGCCGCTATCCGCTGGTCGCGTCGGCCCACATGACGGTCGTGACCGCCAAGGTGGCCGGCGTCGCCCGGGTGGCGTCCTGCACGCCCCCGATCCGCGGCGAGATCCCCGCGGCCACGATCGCCGCGCTGCACCTGGCCGGCGCCGACGAGATCTACCTGCTGGGCGGCACCCAGGCGGTGGCCGCGATGGCCCTCGGCACGGAGACCATCGGCAAGGTCGACCTGCTGGCCGGCCCGGGCAACGCCTACGTGGCGGAGGCGAAGCGGCAGCTCTTCGGTGAGGTGGGCATCGACCTGTTCGCCGGCCCGACCGAGATCCTCGTGATCGCCGACGGCGCCGCGGACCCGTTCGTGGTCGCGGTCGACCTGCTCAGCCAGGCCGAACACGGTCCGGACTCGCCCGCCATCCTGATCACGGACTCGGAGCCCCTGGCCCGCGAGGTCATGGCCCTGATCGAGCAGATCCTGCCGGGCATGCCCACCCGCGACTTCGCGGCGCCGGCCTGGCGCGACCACGGCGAGGTGGCGGTGGTCGCGGACCTGGCGGAGGCTTTCGCGCTGGCCGACGAGTACGCGTCGGAACACGTCCAGGTCCTGACCGCGTCCCCGCGGGACGCGCTGACCGCGATGCGCAACTACGGCGCCCTGTTCCTGGGTGAGGAAACCTGCGTCTCCTACGGCGACAAGGTCATCGGCACGAACCACACGCTGCCGACACGCGGCGCGGCCCGCTACACGGGCGGCCTGTGGGTCGGCAAGTACCTGAAAACGGTCACCTACCAGGAAGTCACCAACCGCGAAGCAAGCGTCGACCTGGGCCGCCTGTGCGGCCGAGCGGCCCGAGTGGAACTCTTCGAGGGCCACGCCCGCTCCGGCGACGTCCGCGCCCACAAGTACGCGGGC
- a CDS encoding PIG-L deacetylase family protein, with protein sequence MTIYAHPADTITNCGGTLARHAAAGDEVVALILTHGGRIHANRYAEEWRKDQPDASITDAALDDIVAHKKGELERAAEIIGISKVITLDLDDNYAALREDVVDQVAEQLAIERPDVVICDYPVNPVAAANMHTVATVTVLAALGRAGAFLRNLDDRAEFHVKQVFFTSLPVIAGDGLSLYGMRNDVYIDITDVVGKKVAAMDCFDSQGYSGLFARKLIEANNGENGRVAGVNFAEAFYRMNNETHTLLPVTEAARSEDVLTRHITYSRLDLRATYPL encoded by the coding sequence ATGACCATCTACGCCCATCCGGCGGACACGATCACGAACTGCGGCGGCACCCTGGCCCGGCACGCGGCCGCGGGTGACGAGGTGGTCGCGCTGATCCTCACGCACGGCGGGCGCATCCACGCCAACCGCTACGCGGAGGAGTGGCGCAAGGACCAGCCGGACGCGTCGATCACCGACGCCGCTCTGGACGACATCGTCGCCCACAAGAAGGGCGAGCTGGAGCGGGCCGCCGAGATCATCGGCATCTCGAAGGTGATCACGCTGGACCTCGACGACAACTACGCGGCCCTCCGCGAGGACGTGGTCGACCAGGTCGCCGAACAACTCGCGATCGAGCGGCCGGACGTGGTGATCTGCGACTACCCGGTCAACCCGGTGGCGGCCGCCAACATGCACACGGTCGCCACCGTGACGGTGCTGGCGGCGCTCGGTCGCGCCGGCGCCTTCCTGCGCAACCTCGACGACCGCGCCGAGTTCCACGTCAAGCAGGTCTTCTTCACCTCGCTGCCGGTGATCGCCGGCGACGGGCTGAGCCTCTACGGCATGCGCAACGACGTCTACATCGACATCACCGACGTCGTCGGCAAGAAGGTCGCCGCGATGGACTGCTTCGACAGCCAGGGCTACTCGGGCCTGTTCGCGCGCAAGCTCATCGAGGCCAACAACGGTGAGAACGGCCGGGTGGCGGGCGTCAATTTCGCCGAGGCGTTCTATCGCATGAACAACGAGACGCACACGCTGCTGCCGGTCACCGAGGCGGCGCGCAGCGAGGACGTGCTGACCCGGCACATCACGTACAGCCGGCTCGACCTGCGGGCGACGTACCCGCTCTAG
- a CDS encoding alanine racemase gives MIPLSALPTPALLVDLDRLERNIAAMAGAFAAAGVALRPHIKTSKCWEVARRQLDAGAIGFTCSTAAEVAWLQSRGVGDLLWAHIPIGPRKVAFVVDSIAQHGGGLTVSLDSVEAARPLSAAAVTAGVTVPFVLEINTGHARLGVEPASAVATATAIAALPGLRLRGVLTHEGHISVLASRPDLEQAGAAAGTLLVSVADALRAAGLPVEVVSVGSTPGATSAPFVPGITEGRPGTYVYFDGNQTRLGSCSLDQCAQTVLARVASVQRAGRPIIDAGIKAMSSDTIAAAGGVGVVLDRADVTFPEANEEHGFLSDGGEVPLAVGDLVRLVPNHACGTTNMWSHLYAVRGDVAVERWEISARY, from the coding sequence ATGATCCCGCTGTCCGCGCTGCCGACCCCGGCGCTGCTGGTCGACCTCGACCGGCTCGAGCGCAACATCGCCGCGATGGCCGGGGCGTTCGCGGCTGCGGGCGTCGCGCTGCGCCCCCACATCAAGACCTCCAAGTGCTGGGAGGTCGCCCGCCGGCAGCTCGACGCGGGCGCGATCGGCTTCACCTGCTCGACCGCCGCCGAGGTGGCCTGGCTGCAGTCGCGCGGCGTCGGCGACCTGCTCTGGGCGCACATCCCGATCGGGCCCCGCAAGGTGGCGTTCGTGGTCGACTCGATCGCGCAGCACGGCGGCGGGCTGACCGTGTCGCTCGACTCGGTGGAGGCCGCGCGGCCGCTGTCGGCGGCGGCCGTGACGGCCGGGGTCACCGTGCCGTTCGTGCTGGAGATCAACACCGGGCACGCCCGGCTCGGCGTCGAGCCGGCGTCGGCCGTCGCGACGGCCACCGCGATCGCGGCGCTGCCCGGCCTGCGGCTGCGCGGAGTGCTGACCCACGAGGGACACATCTCGGTGCTGGCCTCGCGACCGGACCTGGAGCAGGCCGGCGCGGCGGCCGGGACGCTGCTGGTGTCGGTCGCCGATGCGCTGCGGGCCGCCGGACTGCCGGTCGAGGTCGTCTCGGTCGGGTCGACGCCGGGCGCGACCTCGGCGCCGTTCGTGCCCGGCATCACCGAGGGCCGACCGGGCACCTACGTCTACTTCGACGGCAACCAGACGCGGCTCGGCAGCTGCTCGCTGGACCAGTGCGCGCAGACGGTGCTGGCCCGCGTGGCGTCCGTGCAGCGGGCCGGTAGGCCGATCATCGACGCCGGCATCAAGGCGATGAGCTCCGACACGATCGCCGCGGCCGGTGGCGTGGGCGTGGTGCTCGACCGGGCGGACGTCACGTTCCCGGAAGCCAACGAGGAGCACGGGTTCCTGTCCGACGGCGGCGAGGTCCCGCTGGCGGTGGGCGACCTGGTGCGGCTGGTGCCCAACCATGCCTGCGGCACGACCAACATGTGGAGCCACCTGTACGCGGTGCGCGGCGACGTGGCGGTCGAGCGGTGGGAAATCTCCGCCCGCTACTGA
- a CDS encoding amidohydrolase family protein — protein MIDVHTHCHLAEHWGCEWHRNWQPVYGHEYADRTPEQYDEAMAAAGVDLAFVFGMRATRAGVITPNEYVEQFCAQTSTNTIGFMALDLSDADVLDQLADGIARGLRGIKLYPVLAHFDPRDEAHDPFFRAATEAGLIVLWHMGTTPSPEGRLELTNPLLVDDVARRHPDLKQIIAHLGHPWQRETIVVLRKARNVFGDVSASWARPLDGFMALVRAQEWGVTSKLLFGSDYPMWTPGEAVAGLRSLASMRPSGLPAIKPETIEWLLDGDPREALGLA, from the coding sequence ATGATCGACGTACACACCCATTGCCATCTGGCCGAACACTGGGGTTGCGAGTGGCATCGCAACTGGCAGCCCGTCTACGGCCACGAGTACGCGGACCGCACGCCCGAGCAGTACGACGAGGCGATGGCCGCGGCCGGCGTCGACCTGGCGTTCGTGTTCGGCATGCGAGCCACCCGGGCCGGCGTGATCACACCCAACGAGTACGTCGAGCAGTTCTGCGCGCAGACCTCGACCAACACGATCGGCTTCATGGCGCTCGACCTGTCCGACGCCGACGTGCTGGATCAGTTGGCCGACGGCATCGCGCGCGGGCTGCGCGGCATCAAGCTCTACCCGGTGCTGGCCCACTTCGACCCGCGCGACGAGGCGCACGACCCGTTCTTCCGGGCGGCGACCGAGGCCGGGCTGATCGTGCTCTGGCACATGGGCACCACGCCCAGTCCGGAGGGCCGCCTGGAGCTGACCAACCCGCTGCTGGTCGACGACGTGGCCCGCCGCCACCCCGACCTCAAGCAGATCATCGCCCACCTCGGCCACCCGTGGCAGCGCGAGACGATCGTCGTGCTGCGGAAGGCCCGCAACGTCTTCGGCGACGTGTCGGCCTCGTGGGCCCGGCCGCTCGACGGGTTCATGGCGCTCGTCCGGGCCCAGGAGTGGGGCGTCACCTCGAAGCTCCTGTTCGGCTCCGACTATCCGATGTGGACGCCGGGCGAGGCGGTGGCCGGTCTGCGGTCGCTGGCGTCGATGCGTCCGTCGGGACTGCCGGCGATCAAGCCGGAGACCATCGAGTGGCTGCTCGACGGCGACCCGCGCGAAGCACTGGGGCTCGCATGA
- a CDS encoding D-aminoacylase, with protein sequence MAEELLLSGGLVIDGSGRPGIEADVLMRSGRIVAIGSGFSAPVVHDVTGLVVCPGFVDIHTHSDLTLLSDPRGLSKVHQGVTTEVVGNCGLGVGPVAPGAALEPIRQAVAYLDLDPAVDWSWPDLAGYLAVLGAAGPGLNVATLVGHLALHASVVGFGDQPAGPDEIDRMCGLLGAALDAGAVGLSTGLVYAPLPYVRDAELLALASVVAARDRVFTWHVRNYDDDLLDSVAQAVGVARETGVRTQISHLAAVGRRNWGAVRRALDLVDEANADGCDIGVDIYPYLHGNAPLSQLLPAHIQEGGPLVWAPRLRDPSVRAEVRAAWVDRPTGWDELTLSWTNRPVPDPVVGRTIAGLAETAGVDGAEITLDLLAELGNGVLMTAGGRSEDDLRAVLGHPAAVVASDGLALDPGGATGAGVPHPRSYGTFPRYLRQYATDLPDAVRRCTSAPAARVGLRDRGVLRPGAPADVVVFDPDRLADRATFTAPHQFAAGIDLVLVNGVVTIDGGAHTGARAGLILKGST encoded by the coding sequence GACGTCACGGGGCTCGTCGTGTGCCCGGGTTTCGTCGACATCCACACCCACTCCGACCTGACGCTGCTGTCGGACCCGCGCGGGCTGAGCAAGGTGCACCAGGGCGTGACCACCGAGGTGGTCGGCAACTGCGGCCTGGGCGTCGGGCCGGTGGCGCCGGGCGCGGCGCTCGAACCGATCCGGCAGGCGGTCGCCTATCTCGACCTGGATCCCGCGGTCGACTGGTCGTGGCCGGATCTCGCGGGCTATCTGGCCGTGCTCGGCGCGGCGGGCCCCGGCCTCAACGTGGCGACGCTGGTCGGTCATCTGGCGCTGCACGCGTCCGTGGTGGGCTTCGGCGACCAACCGGCCGGCCCGGACGAGATCGACCGGATGTGCGGGCTGCTCGGCGCGGCGCTCGACGCCGGCGCGGTCGGGCTCTCCACCGGGCTCGTCTACGCGCCGCTGCCCTACGTGCGCGACGCCGAACTGCTCGCACTGGCTTCGGTGGTGGCCGCGCGGGATCGGGTCTTCACCTGGCACGTGCGGAACTACGACGACGACCTGCTGGACTCGGTCGCCCAGGCGGTGGGGGTCGCTCGGGAAACGGGCGTGCGTACGCAGATCTCGCATCTGGCCGCCGTCGGCCGGCGCAACTGGGGCGCGGTGCGGCGGGCGCTCGACCTGGTCGACGAGGCCAACGCCGACGGCTGCGACATCGGCGTCGACATCTATCCCTACCTGCACGGCAACGCGCCGCTCTCGCAGCTGCTCCCCGCGCACATCCAGGAGGGCGGCCCGCTGGTCTGGGCGCCGCGGCTGCGCGACCCGTCGGTGCGGGCCGAGGTGCGGGCGGCCTGGGTCGACCGGCCGACGGGCTGGGACGAGCTGACGCTGAGCTGGACCAACCGGCCCGTGCCGGACCCGGTGGTGGGGCGGACGATTGCCGGGCTCGCGGAGACGGCCGGCGTCGACGGCGCCGAGATCACGCTCGACCTGCTGGCGGAGCTCGGCAACGGGGTGCTGATGACGGCCGGCGGTCGCAGCGAGGACGATCTGCGCGCGGTGCTCGGCCACCCGGCGGCCGTGGTGGCCTCCGACGGGCTCGCGCTCGACCCGGGCGGCGCGACCGGCGCGGGCGTCCCGCATCCCCGCAGCTACGGCACGTTTCCGCGCTATCTCCGGCAGTACGCCACCGACCTGCCGGACGCGGTGCGGCGCTGCACGTCGGCCCCGGCGGCCCGGGTCGGGCTGCGCGACCGCGGCGTGCTCCGCCCAGGCGCCCCGGCCGACGTGGTGGTCTTCGACCCGGACCGGCTGGCCGACCGGGCCACCTTCACGGCGCCGCACCAGTTCGCCGCCGGCATCGACCTGGTGCTGGTCAACGGCGTGGTCACCATCGACGGGGGAGCACACACCGGCGCACGCGCTGGTTTGATCCTGAAGGGCTCGACATGA